A genomic region of Anas acuta chromosome 25, bAnaAcu1.1, whole genome shotgun sequence contains the following coding sequences:
- the PHOSPHO1 gene encoding phosphoethanolamine/phosphocholine phosphatase isoform X1: protein MLGSTATFILFWKDFFFTEGGRTLPGSSCLGVGMASSQPPKYLLIFDFDETIINENSDDSIIRAAPGQALPEHIRQTFCEGFYNEYMQRVLTYMGDQGVKMGDFKTVYENIPLSPGMPDLFQFLSKNHEVFEIILISDANMFGIECNLRAAGFYSLFRKIFSNPSSFDKRGYFTLGPYHSHKCLDCPANMCKRKILTEYLAERAQEEVEFERVFYVGDGANDFCPSVTLTSADIAFPRKGYPMHRMMQEMENKQPGAFQATVVPWESATEVTRYLQDVLKKC from the exons ATGTTAGGAAGCACGgccacttttattttattttggaaggaCTTCTTTTTTACAGAAGGTGGAAGGACACTTCCAGGAAGCAGTTGCTTG GGTGTTGGTATggccagctcccagcctccaAAGTACCTCCTCATCTTCGACTTTGATGAGACCATCATCAATGAGAACAGTGATGACTCCATCAtcagggcagcaccagggcaggCACTTCCAGAGCACATCCGGCAGACCTTCTGTGAGGGCTTCTACAACGAGTACATGCAGCGTGTCCTGACGTACATGGGAGACCAAGGTGTCAAGATGGGGGACTTCAAGACTGTATATGAGAACATTCCCCTGTCCCCTGGCATGCCTGACCTCTTCCAGTTCCTCTCCAAGAACCATGAAGTTTTTGAGATCATCCTCATCTCCGATGCCAACATGTTTGGCATTGAATGCAATCTGAGGGCAGCTGGTTTCTACTCTCTCTTCCGCAAAATCTTCAGCAACCCATCCAGCTTTGACAAAAGAGGGTACTTCACCTTGGGGCCCTACCACAGCCACAAGTGCCTTGACTGCCCAGCCAACATGTGCAAACGCAAAATCCTAACAGAGTATCTGGCAGAGAGAGCCCAGGAAGAGGTGGAGTTTGAGAGGGTCTTTTATGTGGGAGATGGTGCCAATGACTTCTGCCCTTCTGTGACTTTGACTTCAGCTGATATTGCTTTCCCACGGAAGGGCTACCCCATGCACCGGATGATGCAAGAGATGGAGAATAAGCAACCTGGAGCTTTCCAGGCCACTGTTGTTCCCTGGGAGTCAGCTACAGAGGTCACCCGCTATCTCCAGGATGTCCTCAAGAAGTGTTGA
- the PHOSPHO1 gene encoding phosphoethanolamine/phosphocholine phosphatase isoform X2 — translation MKRCCEGVGLPCLFKGVGMASSQPPKYLLIFDFDETIINENSDDSIIRAAPGQALPEHIRQTFCEGFYNEYMQRVLTYMGDQGVKMGDFKTVYENIPLSPGMPDLFQFLSKNHEVFEIILISDANMFGIECNLRAAGFYSLFRKIFSNPSSFDKRGYFTLGPYHSHKCLDCPANMCKRKILTEYLAERAQEEVEFERVFYVGDGANDFCPSVTLTSADIAFPRKGYPMHRMMQEMENKQPGAFQATVVPWESATEVTRYLQDVLKKC, via the exons atgaaaaggtgCTGTGAGGGTGTTGGGCTGCCATGCCTGTTTAAG GGTGTTGGTATggccagctcccagcctccaAAGTACCTCCTCATCTTCGACTTTGATGAGACCATCATCAATGAGAACAGTGATGACTCCATCAtcagggcagcaccagggcaggCACTTCCAGAGCACATCCGGCAGACCTTCTGTGAGGGCTTCTACAACGAGTACATGCAGCGTGTCCTGACGTACATGGGAGACCAAGGTGTCAAGATGGGGGACTTCAAGACTGTATATGAGAACATTCCCCTGTCCCCTGGCATGCCTGACCTCTTCCAGTTCCTCTCCAAGAACCATGAAGTTTTTGAGATCATCCTCATCTCCGATGCCAACATGTTTGGCATTGAATGCAATCTGAGGGCAGCTGGTTTCTACTCTCTCTTCCGCAAAATCTTCAGCAACCCATCCAGCTTTGACAAAAGAGGGTACTTCACCTTGGGGCCCTACCACAGCCACAAGTGCCTTGACTGCCCAGCCAACATGTGCAAACGCAAAATCCTAACAGAGTATCTGGCAGAGAGAGCCCAGGAAGAGGTGGAGTTTGAGAGGGTCTTTTATGTGGGAGATGGTGCCAATGACTTCTGCCCTTCTGTGACTTTGACTTCAGCTGATATTGCTTTCCCACGGAAGGGCTACCCCATGCACCGGATGATGCAAGAGATGGAGAATAAGCAACCTGGAGCTTTCCAGGCCACTGTTGTTCCCTGGGAGTCAGCTACAGAGGTCACCCGCTATCTCCAGGATGTCCTCAAGAAGTGTTGA
- the PHOSPHO1 gene encoding phosphoethanolamine/phosphocholine phosphatase isoform X3: protein MASSQPPKYLLIFDFDETIINENSDDSIIRAAPGQALPEHIRQTFCEGFYNEYMQRVLTYMGDQGVKMGDFKTVYENIPLSPGMPDLFQFLSKNHEVFEIILISDANMFGIECNLRAAGFYSLFRKIFSNPSSFDKRGYFTLGPYHSHKCLDCPANMCKRKILTEYLAERAQEEVEFERVFYVGDGANDFCPSVTLTSADIAFPRKGYPMHRMMQEMENKQPGAFQATVVPWESATEVTRYLQDVLKKC, encoded by the coding sequence ATggccagctcccagcctccaAAGTACCTCCTCATCTTCGACTTTGATGAGACCATCATCAATGAGAACAGTGATGACTCCATCAtcagggcagcaccagggcaggCACTTCCAGAGCACATCCGGCAGACCTTCTGTGAGGGCTTCTACAACGAGTACATGCAGCGTGTCCTGACGTACATGGGAGACCAAGGTGTCAAGATGGGGGACTTCAAGACTGTATATGAGAACATTCCCCTGTCCCCTGGCATGCCTGACCTCTTCCAGTTCCTCTCCAAGAACCATGAAGTTTTTGAGATCATCCTCATCTCCGATGCCAACATGTTTGGCATTGAATGCAATCTGAGGGCAGCTGGTTTCTACTCTCTCTTCCGCAAAATCTTCAGCAACCCATCCAGCTTTGACAAAAGAGGGTACTTCACCTTGGGGCCCTACCACAGCCACAAGTGCCTTGACTGCCCAGCCAACATGTGCAAACGCAAAATCCTAACAGAGTATCTGGCAGAGAGAGCCCAGGAAGAGGTGGAGTTTGAGAGGGTCTTTTATGTGGGAGATGGTGCCAATGACTTCTGCCCTTCTGTGACTTTGACTTCAGCTGATATTGCTTTCCCACGGAAGGGCTACCCCATGCACCGGATGATGCAAGAGATGGAGAATAAGCAACCTGGAGCTTTCCAGGCCACTGTTGTTCCCTGGGAGTCAGCTACAGAGGTCACCCGCTATCTCCAGGATGTCCTCAAGAAGTGTTGA
- the ABI3 gene encoding ABI gene family member 3 isoform X1, with product MAGEVICLWGIPVGAGTLRDPQALRQQCCELQNPAPRRLGRKWALELSTMSELQQLQQCDIPAARQVLRDNHCNLHQVADYCESNYVQASDKQKALEETMAFSTQSLASVAYQVSSLATTLLQLLDLQVAELRKVEANISCVAQRIDMHKEKVSRREIGSLTISKRFPAHEKIMSPPSPPCLEPYYRKPLNFSILDDIGHGIKDHSTQLSRTGTLARKGIKSATQSAGTLGRSTRVPEPIQPPVVPLGKLSTASSTSSLTSVSSTGALGDTGEGIPAAPALLSLPGPPPLAAATVLPPSPLPTDLPPPPLGDLALPPLDIIPPVSDDLEPPLLPPPALPDFEDFSPPLPPDVEEPPWVPASYLEKVVTLYPYAQQKDNELSFQPGALIYVTRRYSDGWCEGVMGEEVGFFPGNYVEPF from the exons ATGGCTGGAGAGGTCATATGCCTGTGGGGCATCCCTGTGGGGGCTGGGACATTGAGGGACCCGCAGGCCCTGCGTCAGCAGTGCTGCGAGCTTCAAAACCCGGCGccgaggaggctggggaggaagTGGGCGCTCGAGCTCAGCACCATGtcggagctgcagcagctgcagcagtgtgaCATCCCCGCAGCCAGGCAGGTCCTGCGTGACAACCACTGCAATCTCCACCAGGTCGCTGACTACTGCGAGAGCAACTATGTGCAG GCGAGTGATAAGCAGAAGGCGCTGGAGGAGACAATGGCATTTAGCACCCAGTCCCTGGCCAGTGTAGCGTACCAGGTCAGCAGCCTGGCCACCACTTTGCTTCAGCTGCTAGACCTGCAGGTGGCCGAGCTGCGGAAGGTGGAGGCCAACATCAGCTGCGTGGCTCAG AGGATTGACATGCACAAGGAGAAAGTTTCTCGACGGGAGATTGGGTCATTGACCATCAGCAAGAGGTTTCCAGCCCACGAGAAGATCATGTCACCTCCCAGCCCACCCTGCCTGGAGCCCTACTACAGGAAACCCCTCAACTTTAGCATCCTGGATGACATTGGTCATGGCATAAAG GaccacagcacccagctctcCCGCACAGGCACCCTGGCTCGGAAAGGGATTAAGTCAGCCACACAGTCTGCAGGCACCCTGGG GAGGAGCACCCGTGTCCCTGAGCCCATACAGCCACCTGTGGTTCCTCTGGGAAAGCTCTCCACAGCCTCGTCCACCTCCTCTCTGACATCAGTCAG CTCAACTGGAGCCCTGGGAGACACTGGTGAAGgcatccctgcagcaccagcgCTCCTGTCCCTCCCAGGGCCAcctcccctggctgcagccacTGTTCTGCCACCTTCACCTCTCCCCACAGACCTTCCCCCCCCACCGCTGGGGGACCTGGCCTTACCTCCACTGGACATCAtccccccag TTTCTGATGACCTCGAGCCACCGCTGCTGCCACCACCGGCTTTGCCTGACTTTGAAGATTTCAGCCCACCACTGCCACCAGATGTGGAGGAGCCCCCCTGGGTCCCAGCAAGCTACCTGGAGAAAG TGGTCACCCTCTATCCCTATGCACAGCAGAAGGACAACGAGCTCTCCTTCCAGCCCGGGGCCCTCATCTACGTCACACGGAGGTACTCGGATGGATGGTGTGAGGGCGTCATGGGCGAGGAAGTAGGTTTCTTCCCTGGCAATTATGTGGAGCCCTTCTGA
- the ABI3 gene encoding ABI gene family member 3 isoform X2, producing the protein MAGEVICLWGIPVGAGTLRDPQALRQQCCELQNPAPRRLGRKWALELSTMSELQQLQQCDIPAARQVLRDNHCNLHQVADYCESNYVQRIDMHKEKVSRREIGSLTISKRFPAHEKIMSPPSPPCLEPYYRKPLNFSILDDIGHGIKDHSTQLSRTGTLARKGIKSATQSAGTLGRSTRVPEPIQPPVVPLGKLSTASSTSSLTSVSSTGALGDTGEGIPAAPALLSLPGPPPLAAATVLPPSPLPTDLPPPPLGDLALPPLDIIPPVSDDLEPPLLPPPALPDFEDFSPPLPPDVEEPPWVPASYLEKVVTLYPYAQQKDNELSFQPGALIYVTRRYSDGWCEGVMGEEVGFFPGNYVEPF; encoded by the exons ATGGCTGGAGAGGTCATATGCCTGTGGGGCATCCCTGTGGGGGCTGGGACATTGAGGGACCCGCAGGCCCTGCGTCAGCAGTGCTGCGAGCTTCAAAACCCGGCGccgaggaggctggggaggaagTGGGCGCTCGAGCTCAGCACCATGtcggagctgcagcagctgcagcagtgtgaCATCCCCGCAGCCAGGCAGGTCCTGCGTGACAACCACTGCAATCTCCACCAGGTCGCTGACTACTGCGAGAGCAACTATGTGCAG AGGATTGACATGCACAAGGAGAAAGTTTCTCGACGGGAGATTGGGTCATTGACCATCAGCAAGAGGTTTCCAGCCCACGAGAAGATCATGTCACCTCCCAGCCCACCCTGCCTGGAGCCCTACTACAGGAAACCCCTCAACTTTAGCATCCTGGATGACATTGGTCATGGCATAAAG GaccacagcacccagctctcCCGCACAGGCACCCTGGCTCGGAAAGGGATTAAGTCAGCCACACAGTCTGCAGGCACCCTGGG GAGGAGCACCCGTGTCCCTGAGCCCATACAGCCACCTGTGGTTCCTCTGGGAAAGCTCTCCACAGCCTCGTCCACCTCCTCTCTGACATCAGTCAG CTCAACTGGAGCCCTGGGAGACACTGGTGAAGgcatccctgcagcaccagcgCTCCTGTCCCTCCCAGGGCCAcctcccctggctgcagccacTGTTCTGCCACCTTCACCTCTCCCCACAGACCTTCCCCCCCCACCGCTGGGGGACCTGGCCTTACCTCCACTGGACATCAtccccccag TTTCTGATGACCTCGAGCCACCGCTGCTGCCACCACCGGCTTTGCCTGACTTTGAAGATTTCAGCCCACCACTGCCACCAGATGTGGAGGAGCCCCCCTGGGTCCCAGCAAGCTACCTGGAGAAAG TGGTCACCCTCTATCCCTATGCACAGCAGAAGGACAACGAGCTCTCCTTCCAGCCCGGGGCCCTCATCTACGTCACACGGAGGTACTCGGATGGATGGTGTGAGGGCGTCATGGGCGAGGAAGTAGGTTTCTTCCCTGGCAATTATGTGGAGCCCTTCTGA
- the GNGT2 gene encoding guanine nucleotide-binding protein G(I)/G(S)/G(O) subunit gamma-T2, with protein sequence MAQDMTEKELLKMELDQLKKEVKNERQMVSKTGKEIKEYVESMAGEDPLLKGVPEDKNPFKEKGGCTIS encoded by the exons ATGGCTCAGGATATGACAGAGAAGGAACTGTTGAAGATGGAACTGGATCAGCTGAAAAAGGAGGTGAAGAATGAGAGGCAAATG gTCTCCAAGACCGGCAAAGAGATCAAGGAGTACGTCGAATCCATGGCAGGAGAGGACCCACTGTTGAAAGGTGTCCCTGAGGACAAGAACCCATTTAAGGAAAAGGGTGGCTGTACAATAAGCTGA